One genomic segment of Deinococcus cellulosilyticus NBRC 106333 = KACC 11606 includes these proteins:
- a CDS encoding metal-dependent transcriptional regulator, which translates to MRHQDLTPSTQDYLKHLLDLGEQVTPGRLAQHLQVKPPSVTGKLRHLQQQGLIQHTPYHTITLTETGRTLAQNIQRHHQLLTLYLHQVLGYSIEDAKREAETLEHHISEKLEDRLYALLGQPTEDLTGHPIQQRSSTP; encoded by the coding sequence ATGAGACACCAGGACTTGACCCCCTCCACCCAGGACTACCTCAAACACCTCCTGGACCTCGGTGAACAGGTCACCCCAGGCAGGCTCGCCCAACACCTGCAGGTCAAACCCCCCTCCGTTACCGGAAAGCTCAGGCACCTCCAGCAGCAAGGCCTCATCCAGCACACCCCCTACCACACCATCACCCTCACCGAAACTGGAAGGACCCTTGCACAAAACATCCAGCGGCACCACCAGCTCCTCACCCTTTACCTCCACCAGGTGCTCGGCTACAGCATCGAAGACGCAAAGCGGGAAGCCGAAACCTTAGAGCACCACATCAGCGAAAAACTTGAAGACCGCCTGTATGCATTGCTCGGCCAGCCCACCGAAGACCTCACCGGCCACCCCATTCAACAAAGGAGCAGCACCCCATGA
- a CDS encoding ATP-binding protein, producing the protein MSRFGFELQGFMKSLSDFKNKPFQPLFEAVSNAIHALEDRKNILGDLSGSGSILITLQRDIQQEPLDLDLSRTVVHPIQAIEVRDNGIGFNEANHQSFFTIFSMHKAERGGKGIGRLTYLKVFEQIQVESCFFDHEREVYLKRTFSCDVEQNIFGEDIEEIPPQDTHTTVRLLQPKAEYVELLRKSGEHIAK; encoded by the coding sequence ATGAGCAGATTCGGTTTTGAACTTCAGGGTTTCATGAAGTCTCTGTCGGACTTCAAAAACAAACCGTTTCAGCCTTTGTTTGAAGCTGTGTCCAACGCCATACATGCCCTGGAAGACCGCAAAAACATCCTGGGGGACCTCTCGGGTTCGGGCAGCATCCTGATCACCCTTCAGAGGGACATTCAACAAGAACCCCTGGACCTGGACCTCAGCCGAACTGTGGTGCATCCCATTCAGGCCATCGAAGTCCGCGACAACGGGATCGGTTTCAATGAAGCCAACCACCAGTCTTTCTTCACCATTTTTTCCATGCACAAAGCAGAACGGGGTGGAAAAGGCATAGGTCGCCTGACCTACCTGAAGGTGTTCGAACAAATCCAGGTTGAAAGCTGCTTTTTTGACCATGAACGCGAGGTGTACTTGAAGCGCACCTTCAGCTGCGATGTCGAACAAAACATCTTTGGGGAAGACATCGAAGAAATCCCACCTCAGGACACACACACCACCGTTCGGTTGTTGCAGCCAAAAGCAGAGTACGTTGAACTTCTCAGGAAGTCCGGTGAGCACATCGCCAAGTAA
- a CDS encoding zinc-binding dehydrogenase, with translation MVALTAWEGLFECLEVQEQDRGKTLLVIGGAGGVGSMVIQLAKHAGLRVIATASRDVSHDWALDMGADLVVHPGELLRQIPHSSVDFIFNAVDVGLYWQQMVTLIRPRGKIVAVRHTAEKVPLGDLFNKRVSFHWEMVFIRPDTQAGDLSEVGKILKQVAELVDHKVLKSVLGLHLGPSTLQNLREAHRVLRSAQTVGKEVLAGWK, from the coding sequence ATGGTGGCCCTCACGGCGTGGGAGGGGCTCTTTGAATGCCTGGAAGTTCAGGAGCAGGACCGGGGCAAGACCCTCCTGGTGATCGGCGGTGCGGGAGGGGTGGGGAGCATGGTGATCCAGCTGGCAAAACACGCGGGCCTGCGGGTGATCGCCACGGCCTCCCGGGACGTGTCGCACGACTGGGCGCTGGACATGGGAGCGGACCTGGTGGTGCACCCCGGGGAACTGCTGAGGCAAATTCCTCATTCGAGTGTGGATTTCATTTTCAATGCGGTGGATGTAGGGCTGTACTGGCAGCAGATGGTCACCCTGATCCGGCCCCGGGGGAAGATCGTGGCCGTTCGGCACACCGCAGAAAAAGTCCCCCTGGGAGATTTGTTCAACAAACGGGTGAGTTTCCACTGGGAGATGGTGTTCATCCGTCCCGACACCCAGGCCGGGGACCTGTCCGAGGTGGGAAAGATCCTGAAGCAGGTGGCTGAGTTGGTGGACCACAAGGTGCTGAAGTCCGTGCTGGGACTGCACCTGGGTCCCAGCACCCTCCAAAACCTTCGTGAGGCCCACCGGGTGCTGAGGTCAGCTCAAACGGTGGGCAAGGAGGTGCTGGCAGGCTGGAAGTGA
- a CDS encoding alcohol dehydrogenase catalytic domain-containing protein — translation MKAFGFAAHQPITGLECLTERSLDVPTVPGVDLLIEVRAVSINPLDLRVTRGLTGQTLTEPRILGWDGSGVVVAVGDQVTGFQVGDEVYWAGEFDRPGSYSQFQRVDHRLVALKPRSFCGWKRQPCRWWPSRRGRGSLNAWKFRSRTGARPSW, via the coding sequence ATGAAAGCATTTGGTTTTGCTGCCCACCAGCCCATCACCGGCCTTGAGTGCCTGACGGAACGCTCTCTTGACGTGCCCACCGTGCCGGGGGTGGACCTGCTCATTGAGGTGCGGGCCGTCTCCATCAACCCGCTGGACCTCAGGGTCACCCGGGGCCTGACCGGGCAGACCCTCACCGAACCCCGCATTCTGGGCTGGGACGGCTCGGGGGTGGTGGTGGCCGTGGGGGATCAGGTGACGGGCTTTCAGGTGGGAGATGAAGTGTACTGGGCTGGGGAGTTCGACCGTCCTGGATCGTACAGCCAGTTCCAGCGGGTCGACCACCGCCTGGTGGCCCTGAAACCCCGTTCTTTTTGCGGCTGGAAGCGGCAGCCCTGCCGATGGTGGCCCTCACGGCGTGGGAGGGGCTCTTTGAATGCCTGGAAGTTCAGGAGCAGGACCGGGGCAAGACCCTCCTGGTGA
- a CDS encoding multicopper oxidase family protein, with product MIRTLTSLTLLTVALTACAPKGSPMTEYHNPAEVQASRTEKGSTFTLTAAETSITLDGKEVKAQLFNQSFPGPQLTLQAGEQVNLTLKNDLREPTNLHLHGLTLPAGVDDPFLQVQPGESHTYSFTVPQGLHGTFWYHTHTHGHLGTQLFQGLAGPLIVEDPTFDSHIQGMETHTVVLKDLPVEVQDSDGTRMNGREGKLLVNGLSSPTLKTESSWVRLRLINASNARYDLLKLSGSAFLHVIAKDGIDLPKTEQVKELLLTPGERADVLISVQDQQDLRLENHPYDRGVHEMDGGHQGHTPSTPEVLLTLQGKKGSVSASVPQPALQPRPFLKVTGNEAIRKVVLQETMQPVKFFINGRTFDMNRVDFHVSEGTTEIWEVENQTEMDHPFHLHTFPVQVLSVNGQEVPPVWKDTVNVPAKAKVQVAVKFEGFTGKTVFHCHIAEHEEEGMMGVLQVHPAGEALPASLTPTLPPAAASEDMPDMPGMDHSGH from the coding sequence ATGATTCGAACCCTCACTTCCCTCACCCTGCTGACCGTGGCGCTCACCGCATGCGCTCCAAAAGGAAGTCCCATGACCGAGTACCACAACCCTGCTGAAGTGCAAGCAAGCCGCACAGAAAAAGGCAGCACCTTCACCCTCACCGCCGCAGAAACCAGCATCACCCTGGACGGCAAAGAGGTGAAAGCACAGCTCTTCAACCAGAGTTTTCCCGGACCCCAGCTCACCCTGCAGGCCGGAGAACAGGTGAACCTCACCCTCAAAAACGACCTCCGTGAACCCACCAACCTGCACCTGCACGGCCTGACCCTCCCGGCAGGGGTGGACGATCCCTTTCTGCAGGTCCAGCCCGGAGAAAGCCACACCTACAGCTTCACTGTTCCGCAAGGCCTGCACGGCACCTTCTGGTACCACACCCACACCCATGGGCACCTCGGAACACAACTCTTCCAGGGCCTCGCAGGACCCTTGATCGTCGAGGACCCCACCTTTGACAGCCACATCCAGGGGATGGAGACCCACACCGTGGTGCTCAAAGACCTCCCTGTTGAAGTACAGGACAGTGACGGCACCCGCATGAACGGCCGGGAAGGCAAACTGCTGGTCAACGGCCTCTCCTCCCCCACCCTGAAGACCGAAAGCAGCTGGGTGAGGCTCCGCCTGATCAACGCTTCAAACGCCCGCTATGACCTGCTGAAACTCTCTGGTTCAGCTTTTCTCCACGTCATCGCCAAGGACGGGATCGACCTGCCCAAAACCGAGCAGGTGAAAGAACTCCTCCTCACCCCCGGCGAGCGGGCCGATGTGCTGATTTCCGTGCAAGACCAGCAGGACCTCCGGCTGGAAAACCACCCTTACGACCGGGGGGTGCATGAGATGGACGGGGGGCATCAGGGTCACACACCCAGCACACCAGAGGTGCTCCTCACCCTGCAGGGGAAGAAAGGGAGCGTCTCAGCCAGCGTGCCACAACCTGCCCTGCAGCCCCGTCCATTCCTGAAGGTGACTGGCAACGAAGCCATTCGCAAGGTGGTGCTGCAAGAAACCATGCAGCCTGTGAAATTCTTCATCAACGGACGCACGTTTGACATGAACCGGGTGGATTTCCATGTCTCTGAAGGCACCACCGAAATCTGGGAGGTGGAGAACCAGACCGAAATGGACCACCCCTTCCACCTGCACACCTTCCCGGTGCAGGTCCTCTCGGTGAACGGCCAGGAAGTGCCTCCGGTGTGGAAGGACACCGTGAACGTCCCTGCGAAAGCAAAAGTGCAGGTGGCCGTGAAATTTGAGGGCTTCACCGGCAAGACGGTCTTCCACTGCCACATTGCCGAGCACGAAGAAGAGGGCATGATGGGCGTCTTGCAGGTGCATCCAGCAGGTGAGGCGCTCCCTGCGTCTCTCACACCCACCCTTCCCCCTGCAGCTGCTTCGGAGGACATGCCTGACATGCCCGGCATGGACCACAGTGGCCACTGA
- a CDS encoding allene oxide cyclase barrel-like domain-containing protein, with protein MKLSRFLTPVLSLLFTSFAVAAPVPLVFDVQTSPFTLIDVGTPGPGVGDTTVFDDRLFQEGKEVGSGSGFCTITRFAPEQEHPFKLSCTATYVLPGGTVAVQGIMTNSPLKTLTVVGGSGTYLGATGTLEFLEHGDGTGKVTLHLQP; from the coding sequence ATGAAATTGTCTCGTTTCCTCACGCCCGTACTTTCCCTGCTTTTCACTTCCTTTGCGGTTGCTGCACCTGTCCCACTGGTGTTTGATGTTCAGACCAGCCCGTTCACCCTGATTGATGTGGGCACACCCGGTCCCGGGGTGGGGGACACCACCGTTTTTGATGACCGTCTGTTCCAGGAAGGCAAAGAGGTGGGTTCGGGAAGTGGGTTTTGCACCATCACCCGCTTTGCGCCTGAGCAGGAGCACCCTTTTAAACTCTCTTGCACAGCAACGTATGTGCTGCCCGGGGGGACCGTGGCGGTGCAGGGCATCATGACCAACAGCCCCCTCAAGACCCTCACCGTGGTGGGCGGCAGTGGGACTTACCTGGGAGCCACAGGCACCCTGGAGTTCCTGGAGCACGGGGACGGCACCGGTAAAGTCACCTTACACCTGCAGCCCTGA
- a CDS encoding response regulator transcription factor, with product MFLPGGGGAIHGDGGAGAPVRQAHRAPPDRQGGGVTLPGPSTVLLAARPDQMGLRGVLEQAGHLTTWATCFSEALDLFERNRPQLVVVDQALQAGGVRLVEQVRKVSNTPILVLCPTTEVNEIVGGLRAGADDCVPRGVMPEELLARVRAHLRRQRPPVVGEVHFGGWVMDFDAREVRCHGTRVSFSPREFDLLSLLVRHEGKVFSRPELERKFWPEKHSESNVVDVYVGYLRRKMLQHDPHPYIHTLRSRGYVLRLPQSPGH from the coding sequence GTGTTTCTCCCGGGCGGTGGAGGGGCCATTCACGGGGACGGTGGTGCCGGTGCCCCGGTCCGGCAAGCCCACAGGGCACCCCCTGACCGGCAGGGGGGAGGTGTGACCCTCCCGGGACCGTCGACCGTGCTGCTGGCGGCCAGACCCGACCAGATGGGGTTGCGGGGGGTGCTCGAGCAGGCGGGGCACCTGACCACCTGGGCAACTTGTTTCTCAGAGGCCCTGGACTTGTTTGAGCGGAACCGGCCGCAACTGGTGGTGGTGGATCAGGCCCTGCAGGCGGGCGGGGTGAGGCTGGTGGAACAGGTACGCAAAGTCAGCAACACCCCGATCCTGGTGCTTTGCCCGACCACTGAGGTGAACGAGATTGTGGGAGGCTTGCGGGCCGGAGCGGACGATTGCGTGCCGAGGGGGGTGATGCCGGAAGAGTTGCTCGCCCGGGTGCGGGCGCACCTGCGGCGCCAGCGACCCCCGGTGGTGGGGGAGGTGCATTTCGGAGGGTGGGTGATGGATTTCGACGCCAGGGAAGTGCGCTGCCACGGCACCCGGGTGTCGTTCTCACCGAGGGAGTTCGATTTGCTTTCCCTGCTGGTGCGGCACGAAGGGAAAGTCTTCTCCCGGCCGGAACTTGAACGCAAATTCTGGCCGGAGAAACACTCCGAGAGCAACGTGGTGGACGTGTACGTGGGCTACCTGCGGCGCAAAATGCTCCAGCATGACCCCCACCCCTACATTCACACCCTGCGCAGCCGGGGTTACGTGCTGCGCTTGCCGCAAAGTCCAGGACATTAG
- a CDS encoding C39 family peptidase — MKRMREHLVGLLLGGVAVAQQQVELTGVPHEYQRLNNCGPTTTGMYLGYYGSALRQHQVAEALKPNPRDKNVTPQQVLEYVQQQGFQAKLGSGGNLGTLKNLVKRGIPVMVHTWMELPGEGGLGHFRLVTGYDETRRQFTTFDSYLGPRRVFSYGQFDQDWQVMNRTYLVVYPGQKAPWVEKTLGVRMDDRWVERNALRVALREAKEQPDNPFAFFNLGSSLLKVNSPRAAVRAFDRAFSLGVPPRMLWYQFTPFQAHLQAGQPGRVVELTSRVLRAAPDHEEAYFWRAEARLQQGKVTEARADLRQALRFRPLFQEARERLLALNVKSKRP; from the coding sequence ATGAAACGCATGCGTGAGCATTTGGTGGGGCTGCTGCTGGGGGGCGTGGCGGTCGCCCAGCAGCAGGTGGAGTTGACGGGCGTCCCCCACGAGTACCAGCGCCTCAACAATTGCGGGCCGACCACGACGGGCATGTACCTGGGGTATTACGGCAGCGCCCTCAGACAACACCAGGTGGCGGAGGCATTGAAACCCAACCCCAGAGACAAAAACGTCACCCCACAGCAGGTGCTGGAGTACGTTCAGCAGCAGGGCTTCCAGGCGAAACTGGGTTCGGGTGGGAACCTCGGCACCCTCAAGAACCTGGTGAAAAGGGGCATTCCGGTGATGGTGCACACCTGGATGGAACTCCCCGGGGAGGGCGGACTGGGGCACTTCCGGCTGGTCACGGGGTACGATGAAACCCGCAGGCAATTCACCACGTTTGATTCCTACCTCGGTCCCCGCAGGGTGTTTTCGTACGGGCAGTTCGACCAAGACTGGCAGGTGATGAACCGCACGTACCTGGTGGTGTACCCCGGGCAGAAAGCCCCCTGGGTTGAAAAAACCCTGGGGGTGCGCATGGATGACCGCTGGGTGGAGCGAAACGCCCTGCGGGTGGCCCTGAGGGAAGCAAAGGAGCAGCCAGACAACCCTTTTGCGTTCTTCAACCTGGGTTCCAGCCTCTTGAAGGTGAACAGCCCCCGGGCGGCGGTGCGGGCGTTTGATCGGGCGTTCAGCCTGGGGGTGCCTCCTCGCATGTTGTGGTACCAGTTCACTCCGTTCCAGGCGCACCTGCAGGCCGGGCAACCCGGGCGGGTGGTGGAGTTGACCTCCAGGGTGCTGCGGGCCGCCCCGGACCATGAGGAGGCGTACTTCTGGCGGGCAGAGGCCCGCTTGCAGCAAGGGAAGGTCACGGAGGCCCGGGCGGATTTGCGGCAGGCCTTGCGCTTCCGCCCGTTGTTTCAGGAGGCCCGGGAGCGCCTGCTGGCCTTGAACGTCAAATCGAAACGGCCCTGA
- a CDS encoding anti-sigma factor family protein, giving the protein MNPLDCPTTRDRTVKHLLDHTPLPPETLLHLRHCPDCQQHQQDLRQLIQALAFSAPQPPPADTKVKMLQRLHTPKKA; this is encoded by the coding sequence ATGAACCCTCTGGATTGCCCCACCACCCGGGACCGCACTGTGAAACACCTGCTGGACCACACGCCCCTGCCCCCGGAAACCCTCTTGCACCTCCGGCACTGCCCGGACTGCCAGCAGCACCAGCAGGACCTGCGACAGTTGATTCAGGCCCTGGCGTTCAGTGCCCCCCAGCCGCCCCCAGCGGACACCAAAGTGAAGATGCTGCAACGCCTCCACACCCCAAAAAAGGCCTGA
- a CDS encoding cytochrome c biogenesis CcdA family protein: protein MTLPRFLSRWAPLALVLSLLPLGMWLAVTREHTLPSIGWLQNNKPAALLLTTTTGFADGVNPCAITTLLLFIGALMHLVGQHSQTEVLQARRRIWGVAFMYILGIFLLYFLLGTGFIQIAWLQTLGNTHLFTRIAGMLAVLLGVIMSLEHLFPDSPIRLTMPGGLHSLARTATRHSTLPGAFIGGVLIGTCTIPCGGAMYLAIAAVIASLTPVTYAYTLLLTYNVAFVLPLVLLVTVASSRTVLQRVSRLHLTHKRQVKLTLGVFVILVGFLSLL from the coding sequence ATGACCCTCCCCCGGTTCCTGAGCCGCTGGGCCCCCCTGGCCCTGGTGCTGTCCCTGTTGCCCCTCGGCATGTGGCTGGCCGTCACCCGCGAGCACACCCTGCCCTCCATCGGCTGGCTGCAAAACAACAAACCCGCAGCCCTCCTGCTCACCACCACCACCGGCTTTGCGGACGGGGTGAACCCCTGCGCCATCACCACCCTGCTCCTGTTCATCGGTGCCCTGATGCACCTGGTGGGCCAGCACAGCCAGACGGAGGTGCTGCAGGCCCGGCGTCGCATCTGGGGGGTGGCCTTCATGTACATCCTGGGGATCTTCCTGCTGTACTTCCTGCTCGGCACCGGATTCATCCAGATTGCGTGGCTGCAAACGCTCGGCAACACCCACCTGTTCACCCGCATTGCCGGGATGCTCGCCGTGCTCCTCGGGGTGATCATGTCGCTCGAACACCTGTTCCCGGACAGCCCCATCCGCCTCACCATGCCGGGCGGCCTGCACAGCCTGGCCCGCACAGCCACCCGGCACAGCACCCTCCCCGGGGCGTTCATCGGTGGGGTCCTGATTGGCACCTGCACCATCCCATGCGGTGGAGCCATGTACCTGGCCATTGCTGCAGTGATCGCCTCTTTGACCCCGGTCACTTACGCTTACACACTGCTGTTGACCTACAACGTGGCGTTCGTTTTGCCGCTCGTCTTGCTGGTCACGGTGGCCTCCAGCCGAACGGTGCTGCAACGGGTGTCCCGCCTGCACCTCACCCACAAACGGCAGGTGAAACTCACCCTAGGCGTCTTCGTGATCCTGGTGGGATTCCTGTCCCTGTTGTAG
- a CDS encoding cupredoxin domain-containing protein, with product MNPQTLKRLTTTLIALLLLSLMVLLFLRPYQRIQAARQENALTLQISMGGWDQKVLKTRERETLKVSVVNLDNTMHSDGGGWHNFIIEGQNFEQKIAPMTTGSFTLPALGKGTYTFYCDICCGGKDNPFMRGEIQVEG from the coding sequence ATGAACCCCCAGACCCTGAAACGGCTCACCACCACATTGATCGCCCTGCTGCTGCTCTCCCTGATGGTCTTGCTCTTCCTCCGACCCTACCAGCGCATCCAGGCCGCCCGGCAGGAAAACGCCCTCACCCTGCAAATCAGCATGGGCGGCTGGGACCAGAAGGTGCTGAAAACCCGCGAAAGGGAAACCCTGAAGGTGTCGGTGGTGAACCTCGACAACACCATGCACAGTGACGGCGGGGGATGGCACAACTTCATCATCGAAGGCCAGAACTTCGAGCAGAAAATCGCCCCCATGACCACCGGGTCGTTCACCCTGCCCGCCCTGGGGAAAGGCACGTACACCTTCTACTGTGACATCTGCTGCGGCGGCAAAGACAACCCCTTCATGCGTGGAGAAATCCAGGTGGAAGGCTAA